A window from Micromonospora profundi encodes these proteins:
- a CDS encoding cysteine desulfurase: protein MTSIAIPQGMPQYDDEPRFDVARVRADFPILEREINGHPLVYLDSANTSHKPRQVLDVLAEHYARHNANVSRSVHTLGTEATEAYEGARAKIAAFINAPSPDEVVFTKNSTEAINIVAYAFSNASLRPDGDPRFRLGPGDEVVISEMEHHSNIVPWQLLCERTGATLRWFPVTDQGRLDESGLDDLVTERTKIVSLVHMSNILGTVNATSRITARVREVGALLLLDCSQSVPHLPIDVVDLDADYIVFTGHKMCGPTGIGVLWGRGELLAAMPPVFGGGSMIETVTMARSTFAAPPARFEAGTPPIAEAVALGAAVDYLTGIGMQAIQWHEKELTAYALEALGSVRDLRIFGPTVPVGRGGTISFALGDVHPHDVGQVLDSLGVQVRVGHHCAKPVCSRFGVPAMTRASFYLYTTTEEIDALVAGLEQVRKVFD from the coding sequence ATGACCAGCATCGCGATCCCGCAGGGGATGCCGCAGTACGACGACGAGCCGCGTTTCGACGTGGCCCGGGTGCGCGCCGACTTCCCGATCCTGGAGCGGGAGATCAACGGTCACCCGCTGGTCTACCTCGACAGCGCCAACACCTCGCACAAGCCGCGGCAGGTGCTCGACGTGCTCGCCGAGCACTACGCGCGGCACAACGCCAACGTGTCGCGCTCGGTGCACACCCTGGGCACCGAGGCCACCGAGGCGTACGAGGGGGCACGGGCCAAGATCGCCGCGTTCATCAACGCGCCGAGCCCGGACGAGGTGGTGTTCACCAAGAACTCCACCGAGGCGATCAACATCGTGGCGTACGCCTTCTCCAACGCCTCGCTGCGCCCCGACGGTGACCCCCGGTTCCGGCTCGGTCCCGGCGACGAGGTGGTGATCTCCGAGATGGAGCACCACTCGAACATCGTTCCGTGGCAGCTGCTCTGCGAGCGGACGGGCGCGACCCTGCGCTGGTTCCCGGTCACCGACCAGGGCCGGCTCGACGAGTCGGGCCTGGACGACCTGGTCACCGAGCGGACGAAGATCGTTTCGCTGGTGCACATGTCGAACATCCTCGGCACTGTCAACGCCACCTCCCGGATCACCGCGCGGGTCCGCGAGGTGGGCGCCCTGCTGCTGCTGGACTGCTCGCAGTCGGTGCCGCACCTGCCCATCGACGTGGTCGACCTGGACGCCGACTACATCGTGTTCACCGGGCACAAGATGTGCGGCCCCACCGGCATCGGTGTGCTCTGGGGTCGGGGGGAACTGCTCGCGGCCATGCCGCCGGTGTTCGGCGGCGGCTCGATGATCGAGACGGTCACCATGGCCCGGTCGACGTTCGCCGCGCCGCCGGCCCGGTTCGAGGCGGGCACCCCGCCGATCGCCGAGGCGGTCGCGCTCGGCGCGGCGGTGGACTACCTGACCGGGATCGGCATGCAGGCCATCCAGTGGCACGAGAAGGAACTGACGGCGTACGCGCTGGAAGCCCTCGGCTCGGTGCGCGACCTGCGGATCTTCGGCCCGACAGTGCCTGTCGGCCGGGGCGGCACCATCTCGTTCGCGCTCGGTGACGTGCACCCGCACGACGTGGGCCAGGTGCTCGACTCGCTCGGCGTGCAGGTGCGGGTGGGCCACCACTGTGCCAAGCCGGTGTGCAGCCGGTTCGGTGTACCGGCGATGACCCGGGCCTCGTTCTACCTCTACAC